The Deltaproteobacteria bacterium sequence GCATCCTGCATGGCGCGCACGTGCTCGGGCACGCCATCCGAGATCGTGTAAAGCCGCCACGGGCCGAGCCAGGTGCAGGGCGAGACGCCCTCCAGCGCGCCGAGCTGGAAGAGGTCGTCAGCCATGAACGCGGCGAACGGCAACTCGGCGAGGCCGAGCAGCGCGGCGAGGAGCACGGCCACGACGAGAGGGCCTCTGATGCGTGTGATCTGCGCAGCGCTCAGGCTGCCGCCCGCAGACGCGCGATCCGCTCGTCGAGCGGTGGATGCGACGCAAAGAGGCGCATGAACTTCGTAGAACTCGATATCCGCAAGGCGGCAATCGCGGGGTGAGCCTCTTCAGCCGACGGCTCGCCCTCGACGTTCCGCTTGAGGGCCGCGAGGGCGTTGATCATCTTCTCACGACCCGCGAGGCGTGCGCCGCCCGCATCGGCACGGAACTCCCGCTGCCGCGAGAACCACGCCACCACCATCGAACCAAGGAACATGAAGACCACCTCGAGCAACAGCTGAACGACGATCACGAGGGCGTAGGAGGGCGCCTTCGTCACGTCCCGGCGCATGCTTTGCGCGATCCCCCACGCGATCGCTCGCGAGAGAAACATCACGAACGCGTTCATGACGCCCTGAAGGAGGGTCATCGTCACCATGTCGCCGTTGGCGATGTGGGTTACCTCGTGCCCGAGCACACCCTCGACTTCAGCGTCGTCCATACGCTGCAGGAGACCCGAAGAGACGGCCACCAGCGCCCGTGACCGGGTGGGGCCGGTCGCGAACGCATTTGGGTCGCCCGAGTCGTAGATACCAACCTGCGGCATCGGAAGGCCCGCACTGCGCGTCAAACGTCCGACGACGCCAAGGAGTCTCTGCGCTCCGGGATCCCGTGTGCTCGAATCGATCAACTGCACGCCCATCACCATCTTCGCCATCACACGCGACAAGCCGAGCGAGATGAACGCCCCGGACATGCCCCACACGAGGCAGAACAGGAGGAGCGAGCGGTAGTCGATCCCGCTGTGGGTTAGGTAGGGGCGGACGCCGAGGATGTTCAGGAGGAGCGAGACGGTGATGACAACGAGGAAGTTGACCACCAAGAA is a genomic window containing:
- the htpX gene encoding protease HtpX — protein: MAKRIVLFLVVNFLVVITVSLLLNILGVRPYLTHSGIDYRSLLLFCLVWGMSGAFISLGLSRVMAKMVMGVQLIDSSTRDPGAQRLLGVVGRLTRSAGLPMPQVGIYDSGDPNAFATGPTRSRALVAVSSGLLQRMDDAEVEGVLGHEVTHIANGDMVTMTLLQGVMNAFVMFLSRAIAWGIAQSMRRDVTKAPSYALVIVVQLLLEVVFMFLGSMVVAWFSRQREFRADAGGARLAGREKMINALAALKRNVEGEPSAEEAHPAIAALRISSSTKFMRLFASHPPLDERIARLRAAA